DNA from Nitrospira sp.:
CGCGCAGGGTCGAGCGAAGCTCCGGTCCCGATTGTGGAGCCAATAACAATGCGATGCCGGCGCCGATGAAGGCCCCTGCCATAAAGGCCGACCAGTTGGAAGATTCGTTCGTATACATCTGTCGTCCTCCTTCCCTGTTTTTTGTATTGTGCGCATGAGGTGAAATTCAAACACTCGATTAAGCGGCTCCACGCTTCCGCTTGCGATCACCCTATCAGGATGATGAAAATCTCCCACTAGGCAAGGCCCTGGTTGAGTCGGACGCGGCCCCTTGGCGCATGTCGTCGCGGAATGTGTCGGACTGTGTCCAGGGGTTTTCCTAGCTTTGTTCCTCCTCACGGATGGCTATCGTGGAGCAGGTATCGTCGGTACGATTCGATCGCCGGAACATAGCGCCGGTCTAGGGGGCCATTGTCGAATTCCGGGAGGAGGGCATGATGTCTCTCGATGCATCGGATGGAACGGTCAGTCGAGGGTGGCGTCTTATCAGGACGAAAGACTTCGGGTTGCTCTGGTGGGGACAGGTGACATCTCAGGTCGGTGAAGGGCTGAATAAAGTCGCCCTCTTATGGTTCGTCTATGGGTTAACCGGATCGGCGATGAAAATGACCGTCGTGGGGCTGTTGCAGACGGTTCCCCCGTTGCTCTTCGGGCCTCTCATCGGCGTGTATCTGGATCGATGGCATAAGAAAAAGGTGATGGTATGGGTGGATCTGCTTCGGGCGGTCTTGACCTTCATGATCCCGGCTCTGTATGCGGCCGACGCGCTGTCGATCGAAGGTTTGTATACACTGATTTTTCTGACGTCCGTGGTGTCCACGGTATTCGGTCCTGCGCTGGTCTCGGCCGTGCCCCTACTGGTTCGGCCGTCCGAATTGATGTCCGCCAATGCGCTGATTCAAGGGACCAACAACATCGGTATGCTCTTGGGCCCTGCGATCAGCGGCGTGATGATTGCGTTGATCGATGCGGAGAATGTGTTGTTCGTCAATTCGGCGACGTTCCTGATCTCTGCCTTATGTCTCTTGCCCATTCGGTTCATGGTTCCTCAGGCGCAACAGGCCCAGGTGTCTCCGTCCATCTGGAAAGAACTGTCCATCGGTTTCCGGTTCGTGTTCAAACACCAGTCGATGGTTCTGACATTGGTGGTGATTTCGTCGCTGTACAATCTCGGGGTCAGCGCATTCGTCTTTATCCTGCCGGTCTATGCTAAGGAATTTCTCCAGGTTGGGCCGGTGCAATTGGGATGGCTGTGGTCGGCTCTGGGCGTCGGGATGTTGACGGTCTCGACCTGGTTGGCTTGGAAACAGCACTGTGACATGCAGGGCCGTTTGCGCATCGTGGTGGGCGGGATGACGGTCGGAGGGATTGCGGTCTGCAGCCTCAGTCTCCTTGAAACGCCGCTCGTCGCGGCAGCCGTCGTCATTGTCATCGGAGGGAGTACCGCGGTGCTGAATCCGATCGTGTGGGCCCTGCTGCAGGAAGTGACACCGGAACCCCTCATCGGCCGGGTGTTGACGACGTTCAGCGTGGGGTCGATGGCAGCCGCGATGGCCGGCATGACAGGATTCGGCTGGGTGACCGATGCAGTCGGACCGGCAGCAAGCCTCGTGGGATTGGGCCTGGTGTTGTTATTGACGGCGGGAGTGGCCGTGCAATGTACCCGTCGAACGATCGGTCTGAATGCGGCGGTTGCGTAAGCCGGACGGGCGAGCCTCAAGTGAGTCGGCTCCCTTTCAAAGGGTGTATCCATTGTGGATGTGATCATTGGTGTGAGTCATGCGAGTCCAGGGATGAGACGTGGGAGGCCATCAGCGCAGGCAGCTCTGATCGAGCTGCATGATGCGCATACCCTTCACGCAGACGGTACGGCCCATGCCTCAAAGATGACGCACCGATGGTTGCTCACTCGTGATTTCAGTTTGATGTGGTGGAGTCAGGTTTTCTCGCAAGTCGCCGACGGGGTCAGCAAACTGGCTCTGTTGTGGTTCGTCTACGCGATCACCGGGTCCCCGCTGAAGACCGCCGTGATCGGCCTGTTGCAGACATTACCCCCGATTGTCCTCGGGCCGTTCATCGGGGTGATGGTCGACCGGCTTCCCAAGAAGGCCATCTTGATCGGCAGCGACCTCGCCCGCGGCGTGCTGATCGGCTTGATCCCCTGTTGGGTGTCGGTTCCGAACTTCACCGTGGAGTCTCTCTACGTGCTGACGCTCCTGTATGGGATCGCCACCGCCGTATTCGTTCCCACCCTGTCCTCCGCCGTACCGTTCATGGTGCGTCGTCCGCAATTTACCGCCGCGAATGCGCTGCTCCAGAGCACGACGAGCTTCGGCATCATCATCGGACCGGCCTTGAGCGGGATCGGCATTGCGTTTTCCGGCTCTCAAGAGGTGCTCTGTATGAATGCCGTCACCTATCTGGTCTCGGCCGCTTGCCTCTTACCGATCCGATTGCAAGGCGCGGACTTTGCCCATGGGGAAGGCATAGTGACACACATGATTCGCCATATGGTCGAAGGGGTTCGCTATGCCTTGATCACGCACCGCCGCCTGCTGCTCCTGATTCTGATGGCCTCCGTGTACACATTCGGC
Protein-coding regions in this window:
- a CDS encoding putative MFS-type transporter, translating into MSLDASDGTVSRGWRLIRTKDFGLLWWGQVTSQVGEGLNKVALLWFVYGLTGSAMKMTVVGLLQTVPPLLFGPLIGVYLDRWHKKKVMVWVDLLRAVLTFMIPALYAADALSIEGLYTLIFLTSVVSTVFGPALVSAVPLLVRPSELMSANALIQGTNNIGMLLGPAISGVMIALIDAENVLFVNSATFLISALCLLPIRFMVPQAQQAQVSPSIWKELSIGFRFVFKHQSMVLTLVVISSLYNLGVSAFVFILPVYAKEFLQVGPVQLGWLWSALGVGMLTVSTWLAWKQHCDMQGRLRIVVGGMTVGGIAVCSLSLLETPLVAAAVVIVIGGSTAVLNPIVWALLQEVTPEPLIGRVLTTFSVGSMAAAMAGMTGFGWVTDAVGPAASLVGLGLVLLLTAGVAVQCTRRTIGLNAAVA
- a CDS encoding putative MFS-type transporter, whose translation is MRRGRPSAQAALIELHDAHTLHADGTAHASKMTHRWLLTRDFSLMWWSQVFSQVADGVSKLALLWFVYAITGSPLKTAVIGLLQTLPPIVLGPFIGVMVDRLPKKAILIGSDLARGVLIGLIPCWVSVPNFTVESLYVLTLLYGIATAVFVPTLSSAVPFMVRRPQFTAANALLQSTTSFGIIIGPALSGIGIAFSGSQEVLCMNAVTYLVSAACLLPIRLQGADFAHGEGIVTHMIRHMVEGVRYALITHRRLLLLILMASVYTFGTGAFTTLFPVFGRNLLGLGPVEVGYLWSWLGVGLFLTSLALIRLSAWSLRRRAFAIVASAVLGGAAVCALVWARDFRVAALLVVCIGIGFGAWTPIAWGIIQETVPSGMVGRVMAVYTAVATATSMAGMSFFGWVAESFGSSAGVIGIGTVLFVLASAGSWFSRSVHASV